One genomic region from Anguilla rostrata isolate EN2019 chromosome 2, ASM1855537v3, whole genome shotgun sequence encodes:
- the LOC135249533 gene encoding zinc-binding protein A33-like: MCQMRAQCTLQDPELLSGALIDVAKHLGNLKFRVWEKMLEMVQYTPVVLDPNTVHTQVSLSDDLTIVRDTGTDQKYPANTERFSCCTNVMGSEGFTSGKHSWEVEVGNKRDIGVVKESISRKGGLTYSPESGFWATMLRNGDDHEAAGVTDLTLKRKPQSIRVQLDYDRG; encoded by the exons ATGTGTCAAATGAG agcccagtgcacactgcaggatccagagctgctctcaggggctctgatagatgtggccaaacacctgggcaacctgaagttcagagtctgggagaagatgctggagatggtgcagtaca CTCCTGTGGTGCTGGACCCCAATACTGTACATAcccaagtctctctctctgatgatctGACCATTGTGAGAGACACAGGTACAGACCAGAAATATCCTGCCAACACAGAGAGGTTTAGCTGCTGTACGAATGTGATGGGATCTGAAGGGTTTACCTcagggaaacacagctgggaggtgGAGGTTGGGAACAAGCGGGATATAGGAGTGGTGAAAGAGTCCATCAGTAGGAAGGGGGGTCTAACATACAGTCCAGAAAGTGGATTCTGGGCCACAATGCTGAGGAATGGTGATGATCACGAAGCAGCTGGAGTTACTGACCTCACACTGAAGAGGAAGCCCCAGagcatcagagtgcagctggactatgACAGGGGTTAG